One region of uncultured Methanolobus sp. genomic DNA includes:
- the hisS gene encoding histidine--tRNA ligase, producing the protein MKITKPRGTRDFLPEDTRKRRYAEGILRQVVKNWGFSEIITPTFEKLELFTLKSGEGIIGELYNFTDKGDREMTLRPELTAPVMRMYVNEMQAQQQPLKLFYFENCFRYERPQKGRFREFWQFGVELIGSRRMDADAEVIALATEMLKAVGIKGDLNVNNLGVIRHLLSVLENEQQSQIMRLVDKKDYEGLDNFLEEINAPADLRQKLIELISLTGNDAIAKARDILGDLPEINDFQELLTMLDAYGVEYTINFGIARGLDYYTGTVFEIYAEGLGAQNQVCGGGSYQLIQLFGGGDVPSTGFGLGFDRIMEVCELGAPDDVPVVIIAKDSTRLDAIKTANELRKHIPVYNDLMKRNFKAQLSYANNIGAKHVIIIGEKEVEARKLMLKDMTSGEQELLSIDEVITKLTGK; encoded by the coding sequence ATGAAGATCACTAAACCACGAGGAACACGTGATTTCCTCCCTGAGGATACAAGGAAAAGAAGATACGCAGAAGGCATCCTGCGTCAGGTAGTTAAGAACTGGGGATTCAGTGAGATAATCACACCTACATTCGAGAAACTTGAACTCTTTACGTTAAAATCAGGTGAAGGTATAATCGGAGAACTTTACAACTTCACTGACAAAGGCGACAGGGAGATGACACTGCGTCCTGAACTGACAGCTCCTGTCATGAGGATGTACGTCAATGAGATGCAGGCACAGCAGCAGCCTTTGAAATTATTCTACTTCGAAAACTGCTTCAGGTATGAAAGACCACAGAAAGGACGCTTCAGAGAATTCTGGCAATTCGGTGTAGAGCTAATAGGCAGCAGAAGAATGGATGCTGATGCCGAAGTAATTGCCCTTGCAACAGAAATGCTCAAGGCTGTAGGAATAAAAGGCGACCTGAACGTAAACAATCTCGGAGTTATCAGGCATCTTCTCAGTGTTCTGGAAAATGAACAGCAGAGCCAGATCATGAGACTTGTTGACAAGAAAGATTATGAAGGACTAGATAACTTCCTTGAGGAAATCAATGCTCCTGCAGACCTTCGTCAGAAGCTTATCGAACTGATCTCACTCACAGGTAATGATGCAATTGCAAAAGCAAGGGATATTCTGGGAGACCTTCCTGAGATAAACGATTTCCAGGAACTTCTCACTATGCTTGATGCCTATGGTGTGGAGTACACAATTAACTTTGGAATTGCCAGAGGACTTGACTACTACACAGGAACCGTTTTTGAGATTTACGCAGAAGGACTCGGTGCCCAGAATCAGGTATGTGGCGGTGGATCATACCAGCTTATCCAGCTTTTCGGTGGCGGAGATGTTCCGTCAACCGGATTTGGTCTTGGTTTTGACAGGATAATGGAAGTATGTGAGCTTGGAGCACCTGATGATGTTCCAGTCGTGATAATTGCAAAGGACAGCACACGTCTTGATGCAATAAAAACAGCTAACGAACTCAGAAAACATATTCCAGTATACAATGACCTGATGAAGAGGAACTTCAAGGCTCAGTTATCATATGCCAATAACATTGGCGCAAAGCATGTCATAATCATTGGTGAAAAAGAAGTTGAAGCCAGAAAGCTCATGTTAAAAGATATGACAAGTGGTGAGCAGGAACTCCTGAGCATTGATGAGGTCATTACAAAACTCACAGGCAAATAA